From a single Nostoc sp. MS1 genomic region:
- the psaJ gene encoding photosystem I reaction center subunit IX, with protein MAEKTDQSGYLLKFISTAPVAATIWLTITAGILIEFNRFFPDLLFHPLP; from the coding sequence ATGGCAGAGAAAACCGATCAATCCGGCTACTTACTTAAGTTTATTTCCACAGCACCCGTAGCTGCTACCATCTGGTTGACCATCACAGCCGGGATTTTAATTGAGTTCAATCGCTTTTTCCCAGATTTACTTTTTCATCCCCTACCATAA
- a CDS encoding alpha/beta fold hydrolase: protein MATIEILGFPHAYELTAPTSCPDTLVFIHGWLNSRGYWQPVISRLSIDLQCLSYDLRGFGESQSQLESDFHRESGSVSLSAQSVQDINLSLESVYTPAAYAQDLAALLKQLNITSAWLVGHSLGGTIALWAASQMPECIKGVICINAGGGIYLKEAFEQFRLAGQKFLQLRPRWLSQVPLIDLLFTRASVSRPLDRQWARQRVIDFIVADPEAALGALLDSTTEEEVNRLPKLVSQLKQPVYFLAGTDDKVMEPKYVRHLASFHRLFQYCGDNVIEIPNCGHLAMLEQPDAVANHIRELVISH, encoded by the coding sequence ATGGCAACTATCGAAATCTTGGGCTTTCCCCACGCATACGAGCTGACAGCCCCTACATCCTGCCCTGATACTCTAGTATTTATTCACGGTTGGCTCAATAGCCGTGGATACTGGCAACCTGTGATTTCTCGACTGTCAATAGATTTACAGTGTTTGTCCTATGATTTACGAGGCTTTGGGGAATCTCAATCACAATTAGAAAGTGATTTTCACAGAGAATCTGGTTCTGTCAGTTTATCGGCTCAGTCTGTGCAAGATATAAATCTATCTTTAGAGTCTGTCTATACCCCAGCTGCTTATGCTCAGGATTTGGCTGCACTTTTGAAACAACTAAATATTACCAGTGCTTGGCTTGTTGGTCATTCATTAGGAGGTACGATCGCTCTATGGGCAGCATCACAAATGCCTGAGTGTATCAAGGGTGTCATTTGTATCAACGCAGGCGGCGGTATTTATCTCAAAGAAGCTTTTGAACAGTTCCGTTTAGCAGGACAAAAATTTTTACAACTCCGTCCCCGTTGGTTATCCCAAGTACCTCTAATTGATTTACTCTTCACTAGAGCTAGTGTATCTCGTCCCCTAGACCGTCAGTGGGCGCGTCAGCGAGTCATAGATTTTATCGTTGCTGACCCGGAAGCAGCTTTAGGCGCGTTGCTAGACTCCACAACCGAGGAAGAAGTTAACCGTTTACCCAAGTTAGTCTCGCAGTTAAAGCAGCCAGTTTATTTCCTGGCTGGGACTGACGATAAGGTAATGGAACCAAAGTATGTACGCCACTTAGCAAGTTTTCATAGGCTTTTCCAATACTGTGGCGACAATGTGATTGAAATTCCTAATTGTGGACATTTGGCAATGTTGGAACAGCCAGATGCAGTTGCAAATCATATTCGGGAATTAGTCATTAGTCATTAG
- the tsaD gene encoding tRNA (adenosine(37)-N6)-threonylcarbamoyltransferase complex transferase subunit TsaD produces the protein MTTVLAIETSCDETAVAIVKNRQVCSSIIASQIPVHQQYGGVVPEVASRAHLETINDAIAQAMAQAQLDWGKIDAIAATCAPGLVGALLVGLTAAKTLAILQNKPFLGVHHLEGHIYATYLSEPTLDPPFLSLLVSGGHTSLIYVKECGKYETLGETRDDAAGEAFDKVARLLKLGYPGGPVIDKLAQTGDPQAFALPEGKVSLPGGGFHRYDGSFSGLKTAVLRLVQQLEKEGDKLPIEDIAASFQTTVAKALTKRAIACALDYGLDTIAVGGGVAANSGLRKHLQAAATENKLRVLFPPLKFCTDNAAMIACAAADHLSRGHTSPLTLGVESRLNLSQVMKLYQ, from the coding sequence ATGACAACTGTTTTAGCAATCGAAACCAGCTGTGATGAAACTGCCGTGGCAATTGTAAAGAATCGTCAAGTTTGCAGTAGTATCATAGCTTCGCAAATCCCAGTTCACCAACAGTATGGCGGGGTAGTCCCGGAAGTAGCCTCACGAGCGCACTTGGAAACGATAAATGACGCGATCGCCCAAGCAATGGCACAAGCTCAACTAGATTGGGGTAAAATCGACGCGATCGCTGCCACTTGTGCGCCTGGACTTGTAGGAGCGCTACTAGTGGGGCTAACTGCTGCCAAAACTTTAGCAATTTTACAAAATAAACCATTTTTGGGAGTTCACCACCTCGAAGGTCACATCTACGCGACTTATTTGAGTGAGCCAACTTTAGATCCCCCTTTTCTTAGCTTACTTGTTTCTGGAGGACATACAAGCTTAATTTACGTTAAAGAATGTGGTAAGTACGAAACCTTGGGGGAAACTCGTGATGATGCAGCCGGCGAAGCTTTTGACAAGGTAGCTAGGTTATTGAAGCTAGGTTATCCTGGCGGCCCAGTCATTGACAAACTAGCCCAAACAGGCGATCCCCAAGCCTTCGCTTTACCAGAAGGAAAAGTGTCTCTACCAGGTGGAGGATTTCACCGCTATGACGGCAGTTTTAGCGGCTTAAAGACGGCTGTACTGCGTTTAGTGCAGCAATTAGAGAAAGAGGGGGATAAACTGCCAATAGAGGACATTGCCGCCAGCTTTCAGACGACTGTAGCTAAGGCTCTAACTAAAAGAGCGATCGCCTGTGCTTTAGACTATGGTTTAGACACCATCGCCGTAGGCGGGGGAGTAGCTGCTAACAGTGGTTTAAGAAAACACCTCCAAGCAGCAGCTACAGAAAATAAATTGCGTGTGCTGTTCCCACCCTTAAAATTCTGTACAGATAACGCCGCCATGATAGCCTGCGCCGCCGCAGACCACTTATCACGCGGACACACTTCCCCCCTAACTCTAGGCGTAGAGTCAAGGCTAAATCTAAGTCAAGTCATGAAGTTATATCAATAG
- a CDS encoding Photosystem I reaction center subunit III has protein sequence MRRLFALILVICLSFSFAPPAKALGANLTPCAENPAFQALAKNARNTTADPKSGQKRFERYSQELCGPEGYPHLIVDGRLDKAGDFLIPSILFLYIAGWIGWVGRAYLQTVQKGDDSEQKEIQIDLSIALPIILSGFTWPLAAVQELLSGKLTAKDSEITVSPR, from the coding sequence ATGCGTCGATTGTTTGCTTTGATTTTGGTGATTTGTCTGTCGTTCAGCTTTGCGCCCCCAGCAAAAGCCTTGGGAGCTAACCTGACACCTTGTGCAGAAAATCCTGCATTCCAAGCACTGGCAAAAAATGCCCGCAATACTACGGCTGATCCCAAATCAGGACAAAAACGTTTTGAGCGTTATTCTCAAGAACTTTGCGGGCCAGAAGGCTATCCTCACCTAATTGTAGATGGCCGTCTTGACAAAGCTGGTGATTTTCTCATTCCTAGCATTCTCTTCCTCTACATTGCTGGTTGGATTGGTTGGGTAGGTCGTGCTTACTTACAAACAGTTCAGAAGGGCGATGATTCTGAGCAAAAGGAAATCCAAATCGATTTGAGTATTGCTCTACCCATCATCCTCAGTGGCTTTACTTGGCCACTAGCCGCAGTTCAAGAACTCCTATCTGGCAAATTAACAGCTAAGGATTCTGAGATTACTGTTTCTCCCCGCTAA